The proteins below are encoded in one region of Equus przewalskii isolate Varuska chromosome 1, EquPr2, whole genome shotgun sequence:
- the MIA2 gene encoding melanoma inhibitory activity protein 2 isoform X13, translating to MAELGVHRILLLVISLTNCLESTKLLAGWKKCGDLECETLISRVLALRDYRGPDCRYLNFTKGEEISVYIKLAGEREDLWAGSKGKDFGYFPSDAVQIEEVFISEEIQISTKESDFLCLLGVSYTFENEDNELNSDNGENIFPYEENEDQKSSVYESDFQIEPGFYLTSESPLFEDQFPASEAPEDSRSTSESKDWEGAEARSVEQDPIPEADHGPPSSTVPETKGWFGFGSEQAEGKTSESVIEPPQESSFRSRKIAVEDENDLEELSNGEPQTEHKQESESEFDSVPKKQSELTSESEHILNPQATGWFGGRFISYLGFGGEDTGLEVLSKENNPPLQDVPNSISPEEEPTVPHTEILTEKEDTISNDSSILKPSWFDFGFGMLGFAYANEDKIVADDEKNEEGGGGDKHEHPPRNEFDPDKEQEIKTIKIMETEDQIGKERVLEKRDDSDTLLYFKKFLYKFDNPWNFQNIPKETELPFAKQILDENNAVENDETEEFSVGNYPTDNMMLKSGYSQSDMLSETELPMRIHEEVHFKTPSSENNDEKSKTSPDTEGPTQVETDRSEENTLPSSQTFSTDYSLSSQDSIAQKEDASERQSLEYLFQIDIYDFTKSAFSPVVSLTERVAPDSLCSENKSYLTSRE from the exons ATGGCGGAGCTGGGAGTCCACAGAATCCTCCTTTTGGTTATTTCTCTGACAAACTGTCTGGAGAGCACAAAACTGCTGGCCGGCTGGAAAAAATGTGGTGACTTGGAATGTGAGA CTTTAATAAGCAGAGTCTTAGCCTTGAGAGATTACAGAGGACCTGACTGCCGATACCTGAACTTCACTAAGGGAGAAGAGATATCTGTTTATATTAAACTTGCAGGAGAAAGGGAAGATTTGTGGGCAGGAAGT AAGGGAAAGGACTTTGGATATTTTCCCAGCGATGCGGTCCAGATTGAAGAGGTGTTCATATCCGAGGAAATTCAAATATCAACTAAA gaatctgattttctttgtcttcttggaGTAAGCTACACatttgaaaatgaagataatgaattAAACAGTGATAATggtgaaaatatatttccatatgaagaaaatgaagaccaaAAATCTAGTGTATATGAAAGTGATTTTCAGATAGAACCTggattttatttaacttctgaaAGTCCTTTGTTTGAAGACCAATTTCCAGCATCAGAGGCTCCTGAAGATAGCAGAAGTACTAGTGAATCAAAAGACTGGGAAGGAGCAGAAGCCAGAAGTGTGGAACAGGACCCTATTCCAGAAGCGGATCACGGCCCACCATCCTCAACTGTGCCTGAAACAAAAGGATGGTTTGGGTTTGGAAGTGAACAAGCTGAGGGGAAGACTTCTGAGTCAGTTATTGAGCCTCCACAAGAAAGCTCATTTCGAAGTAGAAAAATAGCAGTAGAAGATGAGAATGACCTAGAGGAATTAAGTAATGGCGAGCCCCAAACAGAACATAAGCAAGAATCTGAATCAGAATTCGATTCAGTGCCAAAGAAACAGTCTGAACTAACGTCCGAGTCAGAGCACATTCTCAATCCTCAAGCCACGGGTTGGTTTGGTGGTAGATTTATAAGTTATTTAGGTTTTGGAGGTGAGGATACAGGGCTTGAAGTATTGTCCAAAGAAAACAATCCACCGCTACAAGATGTTCCTAATTCCATTTCACCTGAGGAAGAACCCACAGTTCCACATACagaaatattaacagaaaaagaagacacaatcTCTAATGATAGCTCAATTCTCAAGCCAAGTTggtttgattttggttttggtaTGCTAGGCTTTGCATATGCCAATGAAGATAAAATTGTAGCagatgatgaaaaaaatgaagaaggaggtggaggagataAACATGAACATCCTCCAAGAAACGAATTTGACCCTgataaagaacaagaaataaaaacaataaaaattatggaaactgaagaccaaataggaaaggaaagagtCTTAGAGAAGAGAGATGATTCTGATAccttactgtattttaaaaagttcttgtATAAGTTTGAcaacccttggaatttccagaACATTCCAAAGGAAACAGAATTGCCATTTGCCAAACAGATACTGGATGAAAATAATGCAGTTGAAAATGATGAAACAGAAGAATTTTCAGTTGGAAATTATCCCACAGATAATATGATGTTGAAAAGCGGATACAGTCAGTCAG ATATGCTCTCTGAAACAGAGTTACCTATGAGAATTCATGAAGAAGTACACTTCAAAACTCCATCTTctgaaaataatgatgaaaaatcaaaaacatcaCCAGATACGGAAGGGCCTACTCAGGTGGAAACAGACAGATCTGAGGAAAATACTCTGCCAAGCAGTCAAACATTTTCAACTGATTACTCTCTGTCTTCTCAAGATTCCATCGCTCAAAAAG AAGATGCTTCTGAGCGTCAGAGTCtggaatatttatttcaaattgatATTTATGATTTCACGAAGTCTGCATTTTCACCAGTTGTAAGTCTTACAGAAAGG